One part of the Malus sylvestris chromosome 2, drMalSylv7.2, whole genome shotgun sequence genome encodes these proteins:
- the LOC126593611 gene encoding protein SLENDER RICE1-LIKE 1-like produces MGPYGSTTCSGVSSSASSSSSSSVTKSPAEIDGYLADAGYKVRSSDLRHVAQRLERLETVMVNSPSDLSQLASDAVLYNPSDIATWVDSLLSEFNHQPLMSLPSDLDFPDGAVINNPAALSGETWTDNSSFISAVPQQNHQFTVVTAMEEDSGIRLVHLLVTCAESVQRGELALSGSLIENMQALMTRVNTSCGIGKVAGYFIDALSRRIFSPQSVGSAAGSTHENELLYHYFYEACPYLKFAHFTANQAILEAFHGHDCVHVIDFNLMHGLQWPALIQALALRPGGPPLLRLTGIGPPSPDGRDSLREIGLRLAELARSVNVRFAFRGVAASRLEDVKPWMLQVSPKEAVAVNSIMQLHRLLGSDPNRNSPIEMMLSWIRNLNPKIVTVVEQEADHNKPGFLDRFTEALYYYSTMFDSLEACPMQPEKTLAEMYIQREICNVVCCEGAARVERHEPLSKWRTRLGQAGFSPLHLGSNAFKQASMLLTLFSAEGYRVEENQGCLTLGWHSRPLIAASAWQVMQVAEATINHQTVGILNQNNNANHV; encoded by the coding sequence ATGGGGCCGTACGGTTCCACCACCTGCTCAGGCGTCAGCAGCAGCGCcagctcctcttcttcttcctccgtcaCCAAATCCCCAGCCGAAATCGATGGCTATTTGGCGGATGCGGGATACAAGGTCCGCTCCTCCGACCTGCGACACGTCGCTCAGCGACTCGAGCGCCTCGAAACCGTCATGGTCAACTCTCCCAGCGACCTCTCCCAGCTCGCCTCCGACGCCGTCCTCTACAACCCCTCCGACATCGCCACCTGGGTCGACTCCCTCCTCTCCGAGTTCAACCACCAGCCCCTCATGTCCCTCCCATCCGATCTCGACTTCCCCGACGGCGCCGTCATCAATAACCCCGCCGCCCTCTCCGGGGAAACATGGACCgacaattcctccttcatctccgCCGTGCCGCAGCAGAACCACCAGTTCACCGTCGTCACCGCCATGGAGGAAGATTCGGGGATTAGGCTGGTTCACTTGCTCGTCACGTGCGCCGAATCCGTCCAGCGTGGCGAACTCGCATTGTCCGGCTCCCTGATCGAGAACATGCAGGCTCTGATGACACGTGTGAACACCAGCTGCGGCATCGGGAAGGTCGCTGGATACTTCATCGACGCCCTCAGCCGCCGAATCTTCTCGCCGCAGAGCGTCGGCTCGGCTGCCGGCTCGACACACGAGAACGAGCTGCTCTACCACTACTTCTACGAGGCCTGCCCCTATCTCAAATTCGCGCATTTCACGGCCAATCAGGCCATCCTGGAAGCATTCCACGGTCACGATTGTGTCCATGTCATCGACTTCAACTTAATGCACGGCTTACAATGGCCCGCGCTTATTCAGGCCCTTGCTCTCCGCCCCGGCGGGCCCCCCTTGCTTCGGTTGACCGGCATTGGACCGCCGTCCCCAGACGGTCGCGACTCGCTGAGAGAAATCGGGCTCCGACTTGCCGAGTTGGCCCGGTCCGTGAATGTCCGCTTCGCCTTCCGCGGCGTGGCAGCTTCGCGGCTCGAGGACGTGAAGCCGTGGATGCTCCAGGTGAGCCCGAAAGAGGCGGTGGCAGTGAATTCGATCATGCAGCTGCACCGGCTTCTCGGATCTGACCCGAACCGGAATTCCCCAATCGAGATGATGCTGTCCTGGATCCGGAACCTCAACCCGAAGATAGTGACGGTTGTGGAGCAGGAAGCGGACCATAACAAACCTGGTTTCCTGGACCGGTTCACGGAAGCGCTGTACTACTACTCCACCATGTTCGACTCGCTGGAGGCTTGCCCGATGCAGCCGGAGAAGACGTTGGCGGAGATGTACATACAGAGGGAGATATGCAACGTTGTGTGCTGCGAGGGAGCGGCTCGAGTTGAGAGGCACGAACCGCTAAGCAAGTGGAGAACCCGGCTCGGGCAAGCCGGGTTCAGCCCGCTGCATTTGGGGTCGAATGCGTTTAAGCAGGCGAGTATGCTTCTTACTCTCTTCTCGGCTGAAGGGTACCGCGTGGAGGAGAATCAAGGCTGCCTCACTCTCGGGTGGCACAGCCGTCCTCTTATTGCGGCTTCGGCCTGGCAAGTAATGCAGGTGGCCGAAGCCACAATCAACCACCAAACGGTTGGGATTCTTAATCAGAATAATAATGCCAATCATGTCTAA